A region from the Lycium barbarum isolate Lr01 chromosome 8, ASM1917538v2, whole genome shotgun sequence genome encodes:
- the LOC132605940 gene encoding E3 ubiquitin-protein ligase RSL1-like, whose translation MEVNDDLQTLLDEQRREISATKSSDLDLIFAFQLQMQEAMELSKYEQQVKDHEKAEAEMKIIEDDLSRRIHDQAFAKEIMNVPDDQWKETGDHLHRPYGQEGTSKGATTQNGECFRVYVKGLMGEDVEEIVGVNVGKLLAGIGVAVCDPSGILVFEVSKNLVDSTEVLTDEIVELKALIEGLDVAIMLGLKRVNLVLDSQTILQYVTGKLHPRKGNTIALVEQATACLRKFTDCIPSLVRQNTINLAIKLATDAIISQVRGPAENSLRKSITETCTICLQDTDIDHMFLINGCLHYYCFSCMNKHAEAKLLQGMLPQCPHDTCKSELKLDNCKKFLTPKLYDLMSERVKEITIPITEKIYCPNPKCSTLMSKADVQISAQGGARTCTKCHLSFCINCRVPWHQNMTCFDYRRANPYLCVEDVKLKSLATQSLWRQCVKCNHMVSLGEGCYHIYCRCGHEFCYICGAEWKNKKATCSCKIWDERNIIYGQ comes from the exons ATGGAAGTTAACGACGATCTTCAAACCCTACTGGACGAACAACGCCGCGAAATATCCGCAACCAAATCCTCCGATTTGGACCTAATCTTCGCCTTTCAACTCCAAATGCAAGAGGCTATGGAATTATCAAAGTACGAGCAACAAGTTAAAGACCATGAAAAAGCTGAAGCGGAGATGAAGATAATTGAAGATGATCTCAGCCGTCGAATACACGATCAAGCATTCGCTAAGGAGATAATGAACGTGCCGGATGATCAGTGGAAGGAGACCGGCGATCACTTGCACAGGCCTTATGGACAG GAAGGTACATCGAAAGGTGCAACGACGCAAAATGGGGAGTGTTTTAGGGTTTATGTGAAGGGTTTGATGGGAGAAGATGTTGAAGAGATAGTTGGGGTTAATGTGGGAAAACTACTGGCTGGGATTGGAGTTGCTGTTTGTGATCCGAGTGGTATATTGGTGTTTGAAGTGAGTAAGAATTTGGTTGATAGTACTGAAGTATTGACTGATGAAATTGTGGAGCTGAAAGCACTGATTGAAGGGCTTGATGTTGCTATAATGCTGGGTTTGAAAAGGGTTAATCTTGTTTTGGATAGTCAAACAATCTTGCAATAT GTTACAGGAAAGTTGCATCCAAGGAAGGGTAATACTATTGCACTTGTTGAACAGGCAACTGCTTGTCTAAGAAAATTTACAGATTGTATACCATCTCTTGTGAGACAGAACACCATCAACTTAGCAATTAAACTTGCTACTGATGCAATAATCTCTCAGGTTAGAGGACCAGCAGAAAATAGCCTTCGAAAGAGCATCACCGAGACTTGCACTATTTGTCTGCAAGATACTGATATAGATCATATGTTTCTAATTAATGGTTGCCTGcattattattgtttttcttgtaTGAATAAACATGCGGAAGCTAAACTCCTTCAAGGAATGCTACCTCAATGCCCTCATGATACATGTAAGTCTGAATTGAAATTAGATAACTGCAAGAAGTTCTTGACACCCAAGCTATATGATTTGATGAGTGAACGTGTAAAGGAAATTACCATTCCTATCACGGAAAAGATTTACTGCCCAAATCCTAAGTGTTCCACGTTGATGTCAAAAGCTGATGTCCAAATTTCTGCCCAAGGTGGGGCCAGAACATGCACAAAATGTCACCTCAGTTTCTGTATCAATTGCAGAGTTCCTTGGCATCAAAACATGACTTGCTTTGACTATAGAAGAGCTAACCCATACTTGTGTGTAGAAGATGTGAAGCTCAAGTCTCTTGCCACACAGAGTCTTTGGCGTCAGTGTGTAAAGTGCAACCACATGGTGTCTCTTGGCGAAGGTTGCTATCATATTTACTGCAG ATGTGGTCACGAGTTCTGTTATATATGCGGAGCTGAGTGGAAGAACAAGAAAGCAACATGTTCCTGCAAAATATGGGATGAACGAAATATCATATATGGACAATAG